In the genome of Vicia villosa cultivar HV-30 ecotype Madison, WI linkage group LG7, Vvil1.0, whole genome shotgun sequence, one region contains:
- the LOC131617095 gene encoding uncharacterized protein LOC131617095 yields the protein MGTKKIVMLKTHIDSIKLCFHNDFVYENLIWVLASIWIFLCNYVLHSIGSILTYIFRFHRKNEQLAPLALVEERKRNDFEDYEIDKFIEEIGNMIFQSNEDFYIASEGIEGETEYSVFEKSDSIDEKGKEEMNCYVLEKKDYDLNEDGKKSEGEINCDDVKKRDEKETECSVFEKGDSNFHQDGRMSGKDIQEEDEETKGFILVDTSYDATTSNVQFVSQKDIGDMEEETMAFTSFSFLRNASIKENNVKKELLEHKLEACHVDQGKAGEGVLKYEIIGSNNSSEEFECENLKEMEGFKETQFSCDREEVSHDFVECKNDKEDSSYHGEETYNKTMYEEELDEMEYVEEDEDEYDEYENDEVMEQFKLEMKIARQGGLATIFEDEERDNSSKVVEEKIQPLSIEEKMEYKDHIVEIQKVYRCYAQKIKKLDVLSYQTMHAIGLLRIKDPPKLFLMQKSTVKPLMISQNLWLRKAQKNTFNPMLKFVNELHRDLELVYVCQICLSWEILCWQHEKIQEMKKYDSQWPHRYNIVAGDFQLFQVLIQRFLEDEPFHQDHNRVQYYVNNRSLIRNLLQVPIIKDDSAKDKKKVKLSEEDAIGNERLEHIIQKSMQVFWEFVNADKDDENLFHKTSHYRENEIKNKEISDLVGNIRTQLHKKERMVKDKLRSGNCIVRKFQKHNKDQIQLDHDMLLAKVGLKLISRVINMKKLRKDHLIWCTDKLNQINFVDKKIQVKSSFLLFPC from the exons ATGGGTACCAAAAAAATTGTTATGCTAAAAACTCATATTGATTCAATCAAGTTATGTTTTCATAATGATTTTGTTTATGAaaacttgatttgggttttggcTTCTATATGGATTTTCTTATGCAACTATGTGCTTCATTCCATTGGGTCCATACTCACATACATATTCAG ATTTCATAGAAAAAATGAGCAACTTGCTCCACTTGCTTTGGTTGAAGAAAGAAAGAGGAATGATTTTGAAGATTATGAGATTGATAAGTTCATAGAAGAGATAGGTAATATGATATTTCAAAGTAATGAAGATTTTTATATAGCAAGTGAAGGAATAGAAGGAGAAACAGAGTACTCTGTTTTTGAGAAGAGTGATTCTATTGATGAGAAAGGAAAAGAAGAAATGAATTGCTATGTTTTGGAGAAGAAAGATTATGATTTGAATGAAGATGGTAAGAAAAGTGAAGGGGAAATAAATTGTGATGATGTTAAGaaaagagatgaaaaagaaacagAGTGCTCTGTTTTTGAAAAGGGTGATTCCAATTTTCATCAAGATGGTAGGATGAGTGGAAAGGatattcaagaagaagatgaggAAACAAAAGGGTTTATTTTGGTTGATACTAGCTATGATGCAACAACAAGTAATGTTCAGTTTGTGTCACAAAAAGATATTGGTGATATGGAAGAAGAAACTATGGCTTTTACAAGCTTCTCTTTCCTAAGAAATGCTTCCATCAAAGAAAATAATGTCAAAAAGGAATTATTAGAGCATAAATTAGAGGCATGCCATGTTGATCAAGGAAAAGCTGGAGAGGGTGTTTTAAAATATGAGATTATAGGCTCTAATAATTCTAGTGAAGAATTTGAATGTGAAAATCTTAAGGAAATGGAAGGTTTTAAGGAAACTCAATTTTCATGTGATAGAGAAGAAGTTTCACATGATTTTGTTGAATGCAAAAATGATAAGGAAGATTCTTCATACCATGGAGAAGAGACTTATAATAAAACAATGTATGAAGAAGAGTTGGATGAAATGGaatatgttgaagaagatgaggaTGAATATGATGAGTATGAGAATGATGAGGTAATGGAACAATTCAAATTGGAAATGAAAATTGCAAGACAAGGAGGACTTGCaacaatttttgaagatgaagaaagagaTAACTCTTCAAAAGTTGTTGAAGAGAAAATACAGCCATTAAGTATTGAAGAGAAGATGGAATATAAAGATCACATTGTTGAAATTCAAAAGGTTTATAGATGCTATGcacaaaaaataaagaaacttgATGTCTTGAGTTATCAGACCATGCATGCAATAG GTCTTCTTCGGATAAAAGACCctccaaaattatttttaatgcaaAAATCAACTGTCAAGCCTTTAATGATTTCTCAAAATTTGTGGTTGCGCAAAGCCCAAAAGAACACATTTAATCCAATGTTGAAGTTTGTTAATGAATTACATAGGGATTTGGAGCTTGTTTATGTTTGTCAAATTTGTCTCTCTTGGGAAATTCTATGTTGGCAACATGAGAAAATTCAAGAAATGAAAAAATACGATTCACAATGGCCTCATAGGTATAACATAGTTGCAGGTGATTTTCAACTTTTTCAGGTTCTTATTCAACGGTTTTTAGAGGATGAGCCATTTCACCAAGACCATAATAGGGTTCAATATTATGTCAATAATCGATCTCTCATTCGCAACTTGCTCCAAGTTCCAATCATAAAAG ATGATAGTGCAAAAGATAAGAAAAAAGTTAAATTGAGTGAAGAGGATGCAATTGGTAATGAAAGATTAGAACACATAATCCAGAAATCCATGCAAGTGTTTTGGGAATTTGTGAATGCGGATAAAGATGATGAGAATTTGTTTCACAAAACATCTCATTATAGAGAAAATGAGATCAAGAACAAAGAAATTTCAGATCTTGTTGGGAATATCCGAACCCAATTACATAAG AAGGAGAGAATGGTCAAGGACAAATTGAGAAGTGGAAATTGCATAGTTAGAAAGTTCCAAAAACACAATAAGGATCAAATTCAATTGGATCATGATATGTTGCTTGCTAAAGTGGGGTTGAAGTTGATTTCAAGAGTGATAAATATGAAAAAGTTGAGAAAAGATCACTTAATATGGTGTACTGATAAGTTAAACCAAATCAATTTTGTTGACAAGAAGATTCAAGTGAAGTCTTCGTTTTTGCTTTTTCCTTGTTGA
- the LOC131617096 gene encoding mitogen-activated protein kinase 16-like isoform X1, whose product MDYLIQYRPVIDMWSIGCIFAELLTGKPLFPGKNVVHQLDIMTDFLETPSPDAIARNTTEVAEDLSKCCIKEVEKPPVDRSNVILSMTRLPFQTPQNVQGLAARPEKFVGSAMHYNNCGVAAEIEQRRVVRNASILNQYAASSYRRRNPNYKSERIEDDAIEGSNGMQPKLQYIARKVAAAQDEAGSHWY is encoded by the exons ATGGATTATCTGATACAG TATAGACCAGTTATAGACATGTGGAGCATTGGCTGCATATTTGCAGAACTTTTAACCGGAAAACCTCTTTTCCCTGGGAAGAATGTTGTCCATCAATTGGATATCATGACTGATTTTCTTGAAACACCATCTCCTGATGCCATTGCAAGG AATACGACTGAGGTTGCAGAGGATTTATCCAAATGTTGCATCAAAGAAGTTGAGAAACCGCCTGTAGATAGGAGTAATGTTATTCTTTCGATGACCCGACTTCCTTTTCAAACTCCTCAAAATGTTCAAG GTCTTGCTGCAAGGCCCGAAAAATTTGTTGGTTCTGCAATGCATTATAATAACTGTGGGGTGGCAGCAGAAATCGAACAACGGAGGGTGGTTAGGAATGCATCTATTTTGAATCAGTATGCGGCTTCAAGTTATCGGCGGAGAAATCCAAACTATAAAAGCGAGAGGATAGAAGATGATGCGATTGAAGGTTCTAACGGGATGCAACCAAAGCTTCAATACATAGCAAGGAAAGTTGCTGCTGCTCAAGACGAAGCAGGTAGCCACTGGTATTGA
- the LOC131617096 gene encoding mitogen-activated protein kinase 16-like isoform X2 — protein MWSIGCIFAELLTGKPLFPGKNVVHQLDIMTDFLETPSPDAIARNTTEVAEDLSKCCIKEVEKPPVDRSNVILSMTRLPFQTPQNVQGLAARPEKFVGSAMHYNNCGVAAEIEQRRVVRNASILNQYAASSYRRRNPNYKSERIEDDAIEGSNGMQPKLQYIARKVAAAQDEAGSHWY, from the exons ATGTGGAGCATTGGCTGCATATTTGCAGAACTTTTAACCGGAAAACCTCTTTTCCCTGGGAAGAATGTTGTCCATCAATTGGATATCATGACTGATTTTCTTGAAACACCATCTCCTGATGCCATTGCAAGG AATACGACTGAGGTTGCAGAGGATTTATCCAAATGTTGCATCAAAGAAGTTGAGAAACCGCCTGTAGATAGGAGTAATGTTATTCTTTCGATGACCCGACTTCCTTTTCAAACTCCTCAAAATGTTCAAG GTCTTGCTGCAAGGCCCGAAAAATTTGTTGGTTCTGCAATGCATTATAATAACTGTGGGGTGGCAGCAGAAATCGAACAACGGAGGGTGGTTAGGAATGCATCTATTTTGAATCAGTATGCGGCTTCAAGTTATCGGCGGAGAAATCCAAACTATAAAAGCGAGAGGATAGAAGATGATGCGATTGAAGGTTCTAACGGGATGCAACCAAAGCTTCAATACATAGCAAGGAAAGTTGCTGCTGCTCAAGACGAAGCAGGTAGCCACTGGTATTGA